The Nitrospirae bacterium YQR-1 genome has a window encoding:
- a CDS encoding response regulator, translating into MSKTIMTVDDSASVRQMVSFTLKGAGYTVVEAVDGKDALAKLAVTPVNMVITDLNMPNLDGIGLIKGIRALPDFKFIPIIMLTTESQDSRKQEGKAAGATGWIVKPFKPDQLLGVVKKVLG; encoded by the coding sequence ATGAGTAAAACCATAATGACAGTAGATGACTCTGCAAGCGTCAGGCAGATGGTCAGTTTCACCTTAAAGGGAGCAGGTTATACGGTTGTGGAGGCGGTAGATGGTAAGGATGCTCTGGCAAAGTTGGCTGTTACGCCGGTAAATATGGTAATTACCGACCTTAATATGCCAAACCTTGACGGCATTGGTTTAATAAAAGGGATAAGAGCGCTTCCTGACTTTAAATTTATTCCAATTATAATGCTGACCACGGAATCTCAGGATTCAAGAAAACAGGAGGGCAAAGCGGCAGGGGCTACCGGTTGGATAGTAAAACCGTTTAAACCGGACCAACTGCTGGGCGTTGTTAAGAAGGTGCTTGGATGA
- a CDS encoding chemotaxis protein CheA translates to MSDDGLEKGREIFIEEAQELLAELETSLLELEENPADTELVGRVFRAMHTIKGSGAMFGFDDISTFTHEVETAFDMVRNGELAVTTNLINLTLMARDQIRAMMEAFRGGPQVDEERSTEIINGFKLIMAGVGAEKGHTDESVTKSEITTESHTTPQAEIISGPASIVTYRVRFRPAPELFTTGTNPILLLNEIRQIGKATIVAQTGSIPALEDFDPETCLTYWDIVITTEQGVNAIKDVFIFVEDLCEVKIEVIDEGGIFDEEQRHLKLGEILLSRGDVSLDDLKGILGKQKKVGEILVEAGITDEAHIASALAEQKHLKDVKEQRQKTDTASIRVPSDKLDKLVDLVGELVTVQARLSQTVTDFSDGVLLAISEEVERLTWELRDSTMSIRMLPIGSTFSKFKRLLRDLSADLGKEVNLTTDGAETELDKTVIEKLNDPLVHIIRNSVDHGIEQPDVRVAAGKSRYGTVHLTAGHSGANVLIQIQDDGKGLDKNVLYAKAVEKGIIAPDAELSEKEIFSLIFAPGFSTAQKLTSVSGRGVGMDVVKRNIEALRGTVDIKSKLGVGTTITLKLPLTLAIIDGLLVKVADDFFVIPLSLVHECVELTKGDIAKMHGRHISNVRGAIVPYIVVREHFLINTQRPLVEQIVVTEVDDRRVGFVVDYVIGEHQTVIKTLGRVYKDVEGISGATILGDGTVALILDIPKLITVVEKIESNSYEKALAV, encoded by the coding sequence ATGAGTGATGACGGGTTAGAGAAGGGACGGGAGATATTTATAGAGGAGGCTCAGGAGCTGTTAGCTGAGCTTGAGACCTCTTTGCTGGAACTTGAGGAAAATCCCGCCGATACAGAACTGGTTGGGCGTGTATTCAGGGCTATGCATACAATAAAAGGCTCCGGTGCGATGTTTGGTTTTGATGACATATCAACCTTTACCCATGAGGTTGAGACTGCTTTTGATATGGTAAGAAACGGTGAATTAGCGGTAACTACGAACCTTATTAATCTCACTCTTATGGCAAGGGATCAAATTAGGGCGATGATGGAGGCTTTCCGCGGAGGCCCTCAGGTTGATGAGGAGCGATCAACGGAAATAATAAACGGATTTAAGCTCATAATGGCAGGAGTTGGGGCTGAAAAAGGGCATACTGATGAGAGTGTGACAAAGAGTGAGATAACTACTGAGAGCCACACAACGCCCCAGGCAGAGATAATAAGCGGGCCGGCAAGCATTGTCACATACAGGGTAAGATTTCGCCCGGCCCCCGAACTGTTTACCACAGGCACTAATCCCATCCTGCTGCTTAATGAGATCCGCCAGATAGGTAAAGCCACCATAGTAGCACAAACCGGCTCCATACCAGCCCTTGAGGACTTTGACCCTGAGACGTGTCTGACCTACTGGGACATAGTAATTACAACAGAGCAGGGTGTAAATGCAATAAAAGATGTTTTCATTTTTGTAGAGGATTTGTGTGAGGTTAAAATAGAGGTTATAGATGAGGGCGGTATATTTGACGAGGAGCAGCGGCACCTTAAGCTTGGTGAGATACTGCTGTCACGTGGTGACGTCTCTCTGGATGATCTTAAGGGTATTTTAGGTAAGCAAAAGAAAGTCGGTGAGATTTTAGTAGAGGCCGGTATAACCGATGAGGCACACATAGCCTCAGCGCTTGCCGAACAAAAGCATTTAAAGGACGTAAAAGAACAGCGGCAGAAGACCGATACCGCCTCAATAAGGGTTCCCTCCGACAAACTTGATAAACTTGTGGATTTGGTGGGAGAGCTTGTTACTGTACAGGCCCGGTTAAGCCAGACGGTAACTGATTTCAGTGACGGAGTGCTTCTTGCCATTTCAGAAGAGGTTGAGCGTCTGACGTGGGAACTAAGGGACAGCACTATGAGTATTAGAATGCTGCCGATAGGCTCTACGTTTAGTAAGTTTAAGAGACTGCTCAGAGACCTCTCGGCAGACCTGGGTAAAGAGGTCAATCTGACCACAGACGGCGCTGAGACTGAGCTGGATAAGACTGTTATAGAGAAACTTAATGACCCGTTGGTGCATATTATAAGAAACAGTGTGGACCACGGGATAGAGCAGCCGGATGTGCGTGTTGCCGCCGGAAAGAGCCGCTATGGCACGGTGCACCTAACTGCGGGGCACTCCGGGGCCAATGTTTTAATTCAGATACAAGACGACGGTAAGGGGCTGGATAAGAATGTGTTGTATGCCAAGGCGGTGGAAAAGGGAATTATAGCGCCCGATGCGGAGCTATCCGAAAAGGAGATTTTTTCGTTGATTTTTGCTCCCGGCTTTTCAACCGCCCAGAAGCTGACAAGCGTATCAGGCCGTGGCGTGGGTATGGATGTGGTTAAGCGAAACATTGAGGCACTGAGAGGCACTGTTGATATAAAGAGTAAACTCGGGGTTGGTACAACTATAACTTTAAAACTGCCCCTTACGCTTGCCATAATAGACGGGCTTTTAGTAAAAGTAGCTGATGACTTTTTCGTTATACCTCTGTCCTTAGTGCATGAGTGTGTGGAGCTGACAAAAGGGGACATTGCAAAGATGCACGGCAGGCATATATCTAATGTAAGGGGTGCCATTGTGCCCTATATTGTTGTAAGAGAGCATTTTCTTATTAATACTCAGCGGCCTCTGGTAGAGCAAATAGTGGTAACCGAGGTAGATGACCGCAGAGTGGGTTTTGTTGTTGACTATGTTATAGGAGAGCACCAAACTGTTATAAAAACCCTTGGCCGCGTGTATAAAGATGTAGAGGGAATTTCAGGTGCGACCATTTTAGGAGACGGCACTGTGGCATTGATACTGGATATCCCTAAGCTTATTACTGTGGTGGAAAAAATAGAGTCTAATTCTTACGAAAAAGCGTTGGCTGTTTAA
- a CDS encoding response regulator has translation MARTIYSREQATEVVLKEKKVLVIEDFKEFRDYLRRSLLGLGAKLVDTTHDGVEAIAKVSHKHYDIILCDYNLGDGKKDGQQVFEELKYNNKIGFSTIYIMITAENTINMVMSMMDFHPDGYLIKPFTSASLVQRIKAVDEKKKMFAEIDEAISRRDYSRAIVLCDRLIERYPKNLLDFLKVKGEMYMLKSNYTDAEKVYLQVLNMYRVLWAVYNIGKVYYFTDRFIEARDTFKGLIVENDLFIPAYDWLAKTLERLGDTRGAQGTLEEAINQSPKAILRQRALGRIAFKNKDVDKAETSLRTAVKLGKTSLFKDASDYTQLAKVLVMKNNTGKALDIVSEVRADFPGNDEVLLQAVLIEGHIYAEADQKDKAMESLKSAEEIYNKLEGKVSPEVAIEIAQTLINAGDKAKGMALMKNVVRNNHSDEGVLAQVQETFKDMGMGEEGLAFVADTKAEIIGINNKGVDLINKGMFIEAIELFEKAADGMTSNFVINLNALRATVSYMQKKGRDDRFLFKCEKFIKRLDEIDSENPKYQQLLDIYNTLLHKKQESEPVSE, from the coding sequence ATGGCAAGAACAATATATAGCAGGGAGCAGGCCACAGAGGTAGTCCTGAAAGAAAAGAAAGTTCTCGTGATAGAGGATTTTAAGGAATTTAGGGATTATCTGAGGAGGAGCCTTTTAGGGCTTGGCGCAAAACTTGTTGACACTACACACGACGGAGTAGAAGCCATTGCTAAAGTTTCCCACAAGCATTATGACATAATACTTTGTGACTATAACCTGGGTGACGGTAAGAAAGACGGTCAACAGGTGTTTGAGGAGCTAAAATACAACAACAAGATTGGTTTTTCTACAATATACATAATGATAACGGCGGAAAACACGATAAATATGGTTATGAGTATGATGGATTTTCATCCGGATGGTTATTTAATAAAACCCTTTACCAGTGCATCACTTGTTCAGCGGATAAAAGCAGTGGATGAAAAGAAGAAGATGTTTGCCGAGATAGATGAGGCGATATCCCGCAGGGATTATTCCAGGGCAATAGTTTTATGTGACAGGTTGATAGAGAGATATCCCAAAAATCTGCTGGATTTTTTAAAGGTCAAAGGTGAAATGTATATGTTGAAAAGTAATTATACAGATGCCGAGAAGGTTTACTTGCAGGTGTTGAACATGTACAGGGTGTTGTGGGCGGTGTATAATATTGGAAAGGTTTATTACTTTACGGATAGATTTATAGAGGCCCGTGATACGTTTAAGGGGCTTATTGTAGAAAATGATTTATTCATACCGGCATACGATTGGCTTGCCAAGACTCTGGAGCGCCTGGGTGACACACGTGGAGCACAGGGGACTTTAGAAGAGGCGATAAATCAATCTCCAAAGGCGATACTGAGGCAAAGGGCACTTGGCAGAATTGCTTTCAAAAATAAAGACGTAGATAAGGCAGAGACTTCTTTAAGAACTGCTGTAAAGCTTGGCAAAACATCTCTCTTTAAGGATGCCTCCGACTATACCCAGCTAGCTAAGGTGTTAGTTATGAAAAACAATACAGGTAAGGCTCTGGATATAGTGAGTGAGGTAAGAGCGGACTTTCCCGGCAATGATGAGGTATTACTTCAGGCGGTACTTATTGAAGGGCACATATACGCTGAAGCCGACCAAAAAGATAAGGCTATGGAGTCATTAAAATCTGCTGAAGAAATTTACAATAAACTTGAGGGCAAAGTTTCCCCTGAAGTAGCCATAGAGATAGCTCAGACATTAATTAATGCAGGTGACAAAGCCAAGGGTATGGCATTAATGAAGAATGTTGTAAGGAATAACCACTCCGACGAAGGTGTATTGGCTCAGGTGCAGGAGACATTTAAGGATATGGGCATGGGTGAGGAGGGGCTTGCTTTTGTAGCTGACACTAAGGCTGAGATTATCGGAATCAATAACAAGGGCGTTGATTTAATTAATAAGGGTATGTTTATTGAGGCAATAGAATTATTTGAAAAGGCCGCCGATGGTATGACCTCAAATTTTGTCATAAATTTAAATGCCTTGAGGGCTACAGTTAGTTACATGCAGAAAAAGGGCAGAGACGACCGCTTTTTATTTAAATGTGAAAAGTTTATTAAGCGGCTGGATGAGATAGACTCGGAAAACCCCAAATATCAACAGCTTCTTGATATTTATAACACTCTGTTGCATAAAAAGCAAGAGTCGGAGCCTGTATCGGAGTAA
- a CDS encoding protein-glutamate O-methyltransferase: MPRAAATEDVQLQQYNRAVLSDKDFRRLGDFVHSEVGIKMPDVKKTMLEARLQKRLKALGLSSFKEYIEYVFSPKGRDEEIINFIDVVTTNKTDFFREPNHFEYLTANALPNLIRTTGAGTRRKLMLWSAGCSTGEEPYTLTMVLDNFGQKHYNGAFSYIIIATDISSRVLEKAQSGVYEEEKVIPVPMEMKKKYLLRSKDRSKKIVKIVPELRAAIRFRRLNFMEGDFGFREEMDIIFCRNVVIYFDKPTQEKLLNKFSRYLAPGGYLFMGHSETIGGLNVPFVQVAPTVYRVSR, translated from the coding sequence ATGCCGAGGGCGGCTGCAACAGAGGATGTTCAACTTCAACAGTATAACAGGGCGGTACTTTCAGATAAGGATTTCCGGCGGCTCGGTGATTTTGTTCATTCAGAGGTTGGAATCAAGATGCCTGATGTCAAAAAAACCATGCTGGAGGCTCGTCTTCAAAAAAGACTGAAAGCACTGGGGTTAAGCAGCTTTAAAGAGTACATAGAATATGTGTTTAGCCCTAAGGGACGTGATGAGGAAATTATAAATTTTATAGACGTTGTTACAACGAATAAGACCGATTTTTTCAGAGAACCTAACCACTTTGAGTACCTGACTGCTAATGCATTACCAAACCTTATAAGAACCACAGGGGCTGGCACAAGGAGAAAACTCATGCTCTGGAGTGCCGGATGCTCAACAGGGGAGGAACCCTACACTCTGACTATGGTGTTGGACAACTTTGGACAGAAACACTACAATGGAGCTTTCAGTTATATAATAATAGCAACAGACATCTCCAGCAGAGTGCTTGAAAAAGCACAAAGCGGTGTGTATGAAGAGGAAAAGGTGATACCGGTACCGATGGAGATGAAGAAAAAATACTTGTTAAGAAGCAAAGACAGATCAAAAAAAATTGTAAAAATAGTGCCGGAATTGAGGGCTGCGATAAGGTTTCGCCGTTTGAATTTCATGGAAGGTGATTTTGGATTTAGAGAGGAAATGGATATAATATTTTGCAGAAATGTGGTTATATATTTTGACAAACCTACACAGGAGAAACTTTTAAACAAGTTCAGCCGGTATCTGGCTCCCGGGGGGTATCTCTTTATGGGGCACTCAGAAACTATCGGCGGATTAAATGTACCCTTCGTTCAGGTGGCACCGACGGTTTACAGGGTGTCTCGTTGA
- a CDS encoding chemotaxis response regulator protein-glutamate methylesterase translates to MGINGLSKKIKVLIVDDSAIVRQTLSAILSSDPMIEVVGTASDPYVAVTRIQSDPPDVITLDVEMPRMDGITFLKKIMSQHPIPVVMCSTLTDRGSETALKALEYGAVDIISKPKVGTKQFLEESRMLICDTVKAAAISRLRKISHTEHKITPKLTADAVISKAPSQAMIQTTEKVVIVGASTGGTEALKVFLEDFPMDCPGIVIVQHMPEHFTAAFAKRLDSICRINVKEAADNDSVIRGRALIAPGNKHTLIKRSGARYFVEVKDGPLVSRHRPSVDVLFRSASRYAGKNAVGVIMTGMGDDGARGMLEMKEAGAINIAQDEVSCIVFGMPNEAIKRGGVDKILSLDKISKEVMRICG, encoded by the coding sequence ATGGGTATAAACGGTTTATCAAAGAAAATAAAAGTTCTGATAGTAGATGACTCCGCTATAGTGAGACAGACACTCTCGGCTATACTGTCCTCAGACCCTATGATAGAAGTAGTAGGAACGGCCTCCGACCCATATGTAGCGGTGACAAGGATACAAAGTGACCCACCCGATGTAATCACTCTTGACGTTGAAATGCCGCGTATGGATGGGATAACTTTTCTTAAAAAAATAATGTCCCAGCATCCGATACCGGTAGTGATGTGTTCAACACTGACAGACAGGGGGTCGGAGACTGCCCTTAAAGCGCTTGAGTATGGTGCTGTAGATATAATAAGTAAACCAAAAGTAGGAACCAAACAGTTTTTAGAAGAATCCCGTATGCTTATCTGTGATACGGTAAAGGCTGCTGCGATATCCAGGTTAAGAAAAATATCGCATACAGAGCACAAGATAACGCCTAAATTGACGGCAGATGCAGTAATATCTAAAGCACCCTCGCAGGCAATGATACAAACCACAGAGAAGGTGGTGATAGTGGGGGCATCAACAGGTGGAACGGAGGCATTGAAGGTGTTTTTAGAGGACTTTCCAATGGACTGCCCGGGTATTGTTATAGTGCAGCACATGCCGGAGCACTTTACGGCAGCCTTTGCAAAGCGGTTGGACAGCATATGCCGGATAAATGTTAAAGAGGCGGCGGATAACGATTCTGTAATAAGGGGCAGGGCGTTGATTGCTCCAGGCAACAAACACACGCTTATAAAAAGGAGCGGTGCGAGGTACTTTGTTGAGGTAAAAGACGGCCCTCTTGTCAGCAGGCACAGGCCCTCTGTGGATGTGCTCTTCAGGTCGGCTTCACGATACGCAGGGAAAAATGCTGTGGGGGTTATAATGACCGGTATGGGGGATGACGGGGCACGCGGTATGTTGGAGATGAAAGAGGCGGGAGCAATAAATATCGCTCAGGATGAGGTCTCCTGTATTGTTTTTGGAATGCCAAACGAGGCAATTAAACGAGGCGGCGTTGATAAGATTCTCTCTCTCGATAAAATCTCTAAAGAAGTAATGAGAATCTGCGGATAA
- a CDS encoding methyl-accepting chemotaxis protein — protein MEDKLVLNELWEFRLNSAASVLFDVSKETENEFLDLGSNLQNFSFTCIENASHAATFVQTLESGEGFNVTMIAELFEKVYKEIEKTAEIVVNGSQGITDIISNLNQIMDLELFLKKLARTISIIGTLIRIEAARVGNADFNVTTDVVDSLARQILKGTSELVMSIKEADTTIDAINNLREPFVNLYEHELASTKSQVKRILEKLGDMADQARWLCERISHRAYKISPELGEVVTAIQFHDITRQQMEHVAEVLHEINEKMTGFDSNDEKGKYTLLRWMHDALKIQISQLQFVLSETEKAANKISVSLFTVSELQEAQAEDANTILSEEQSGKDRIAMMSNILEALLFVLTTVNYTTTEMISNISGAASKLGGMSTQVTNIRTISDSMNLLALNAIIKVARTGAAGHGLGVLAEEISKQSKAAQEKINGGAKVINEVLVLSADFTESLNLRLREQVGSSETITQQTKEALDKLMEGDKELMSAMNGISHSAKNLEVEIGHVISNISFDKIIKNKLTEVADEIEAVLSEVRDKIPDHIYDHVDYSPDLDDMLKRYTMDSERLIHKDSLGHSTDGAEALMWDGESTAGSASQNKDGFDDNIELF, from the coding sequence GTGGAAGACAAGTTAGTTCTGAATGAATTATGGGAATTTCGGTTAAACTCCGCTGCTTCAGTTTTATTTGATGTATCAAAAGAGACTGAAAATGAATTTCTTGATCTAGGGTCCAATTTACAAAATTTTTCTTTTACATGCATCGAAAATGCCTCCCATGCCGCCACTTTTGTTCAGACTCTGGAAAGCGGAGAGGGCTTCAATGTTACAATGATAGCAGAGTTGTTTGAAAAGGTTTACAAAGAAATAGAAAAAACAGCGGAAATCGTGGTCAACGGCTCCCAGGGTATAACCGATATAATAAGCAATCTTAATCAAATCATGGATCTGGAGTTGTTTTTAAAAAAACTGGCACGTACTATATCAATAATAGGCACGTTGATACGCATAGAGGCAGCCCGTGTAGGTAACGCCGACTTTAACGTAACAACCGATGTAGTGGACAGCCTTGCACGACAAATATTAAAAGGTACTTCAGAGCTGGTTATGAGTATCAAAGAGGCAGATACCACTATAGATGCTATAAACAATCTCAGGGAACCCTTTGTCAATCTGTATGAACACGAGCTTGCCAGCACCAAAAGCCAGGTTAAGCGCATACTGGAAAAACTTGGCGACATGGCTGACCAGGCCAGGTGGCTGTGTGAAAGGATTAGCCATCGCGCTTATAAGATTTCACCGGAGTTGGGTGAGGTGGTTACTGCAATTCAGTTTCACGATATAACACGGCAGCAGATGGAACACGTGGCGGAAGTGTTGCATGAAATAAACGAAAAAATGACCGGCTTTGACAGTAATGATGAAAAAGGCAAATACACTCTGCTTCGATGGATGCACGATGCTCTGAAAATTCAGATTTCACAGTTACAGTTTGTCCTGTCGGAAACTGAAAAGGCTGCAAATAAAATTTCAGTCTCTCTTTTCACAGTATCAGAACTTCAGGAAGCACAGGCCGAGGATGCCAATACTATACTTTCCGAGGAGCAGTCAGGTAAGGACAGAATAGCAATGATGAGCAATATTCTGGAAGCGCTGTTATTTGTACTTACAACTGTAAATTACACGACCACCGAGATGATAAGCAACATAAGTGGTGCAGCTTCAAAACTTGGCGGTATGTCCACCCAGGTTACCAATATAAGAACAATCAGCGATAGTATGAACCTGTTAGCCCTCAATGCCATAATAAAGGTTGCCCGTACAGGGGCGGCAGGACACGGCCTTGGGGTTTTGGCTGAGGAAATTAGTAAGCAGTCAAAAGCTGCTCAGGAAAAAATAAACGGCGGTGCAAAAGTAATAAACGAGGTGCTGGTATTATCTGCAGATTTCACAGAGTCTCTTAACTTAAGGCTCAGGGAGCAAGTCGGCTCATCTGAAACAATAACTCAACAGACCAAAGAAGCGCTGGATAAGTTGATGGAAGGTGATAAAGAACTCATGTCGGCAATGAATGGAATTTCTCATAGCGCAAAGAATCTGGAGGTTGAGATAGGGCACGTGATCTCCAATATCTCCTTCGACAAAATAATAAAAAATAAACTAACTGAGGTTGCCGATGAAATAGAGGCAGTACTATCAGAGGTGAGAGATAAAATCCCTGACCATATTTATGACCATGTGGATTACAGTCCTGATTTGGATGACATGCTAAAGCGCTACACCATGGACTCGGAGCGGTTAATTCATAAAGACTCGCTAGGGCACAGCACTGATGGGGCAGAGGCTCTTATGTGGGACGGGGAAAGCACAGCCGGCTCTGCTTCTCAGAACAAGGACGGCTTTGATGACAATATTGAACTTTTTTGA
- a CDS encoding chemotaxis protein CheW codes for MADDNEMMQFLTFRLDDEVFALHIEKIREVLEFTTVTKMPRTPEFMRGVINLRGSVVPVIDLKQKFGMSYTEKKVDTCIIITEVDMEGDRVILGTMVDSVNEVMELEKGAIEPPPKIGTQLSNEFIEGMGKQDEQFIIILDIDRVFSSDELTMVTDARGHMPAETELEHVEV; via the coding sequence ATGGCAGATGACAATGAAATGATGCAATTTCTTACATTTAGACTTGATGATGAGGTTTTTGCCCTTCATATTGAGAAAATACGGGAGGTTTTGGAATTTACAACCGTTACTAAGATGCCAAGGACGCCGGAGTTTATGCGCGGAGTTATTAATTTACGCGGCAGCGTTGTGCCCGTCATAGATTTAAAACAGAAATTTGGAATGTCCTATACTGAGAAAAAGGTTGATACCTGTATAATAATTACAGAGGTTGATATGGAAGGGGATAGGGTTATCCTGGGGACCATGGTTGACAGCGTTAATGAAGTCATGGAGCTTGAAAAAGGTGCAATAGAGCCGCCGCCAAAGATAGGCACACAGCTAAGTAACGAGTTTATCGAGGGTATGGGTAAACAGGATGAACAATTCATTATAATTTTAGATATAGATAGGGTGTTTTCCTCAGATGAGTTAACTATGGTAACAGATGCGAGAGGGCATATGCCTGCAGAGACTGAGCTTGAACATGTGGAGGTGTGA
- a CDS encoding chemotaxis protein CheD → MKISEIRLPIVFLKPGELHIGADHVAVHTVLGSCVSVTMYNRQRGLSAMCHGLLPNCNSDCGSCPEKLQYVECSIVHMINWFYKAGVDKSEIETKLFGGGDVIDYSRHRCVSSTPLVRRRQSVGCQNISAALKALDEAGFTISAKDVGGNSGRKMFFFTDTGEVLLKKIRKTCTSNKPQMAY, encoded by the coding sequence TTGAAGATATCTGAAATAAGGCTGCCGATAGTTTTTTTAAAACCAGGAGAGCTCCACATAGGGGCAGACCATGTGGCTGTGCATACAGTGCTGGGGTCGTGTGTTTCAGTAACAATGTATAACCGGCAAAGGGGGCTCTCGGCAATGTGCCACGGTTTGTTGCCAAACTGCAATTCTGACTGTGGAAGTTGCCCGGAAAAACTACAATATGTGGAATGTTCCATAGTGCACATGATAAATTGGTTTTATAAAGCCGGAGTGGATAAGTCTGAGATAGAAACAAAGTTATTTGGCGGCGGGGATGTAATTGATTATTCAAGACACCGTTGTGTTAGTAGTACCCCTTTGGTAAGGCGGCGTCAGAGTGTCGGCTGCCAGAATATCAGTGCAGCGTTAAAGGCACTTGATGAGGCAGGCTTTACAATAAGTGCTAAAGATGTAGGGGGAAATTCCGGCAGAAAGATGTTTTTCTTTACAGATACAGGAGAGGTACTGCTAAAGAAAATCAGGAAAACCTGCACCTCAAACAAGCCGCAGATGGCATATTAA
- a CDS encoding STAS domain-containing protein: MFSHKMNKAGELSLIGELTIQNITAVKDALLKAINNASAVNLNLEGVTDVDVAFLQLLRSAQKSCEIRKKPLTLQNVPGLFHEKAEESGFAESYGTDLSER, from the coding sequence ATGTTTTCACATAAAATGAATAAAGCAGGGGAGCTGTCGTTGATAGGTGAGCTAACTATACAAAACATAACGGCGGTGAAGGATGCGCTGCTTAAGGCAATTAATAATGCAAGCGCTGTGAATTTGAATCTTGAGGGTGTGACAGACGTGGATGTAGCTTTTTTACAGTTGTTGCGTTCAGCCCAAAAGTCATGTGAAATCAGGAAAAAACCATTGACACTTCAAAACGTGCCAGGGCTGTTTCATGAAAAGGCGGAAGAGTCCGGTTTTGCGGAAAGCTATGGCACAGATTTGTCGGAAAGATAG